The following are encoded together in the Osmia lignaria lignaria isolate PbOS001 chromosome 13, iyOsmLign1, whole genome shotgun sequence genome:
- the LOC117610219 gene encoding uncharacterized protein C2orf42 homolog isoform X2, which yields MSNEERLRKLLSDLGKATLRGVRKCPKCGTYNGSRGLCCKNKYCDAVFKEPGEKKKLSTEACKLITGTTAQVFSVRVRDKGPDYRGFVQLPLINTTIFNEMTTLISQSTALCFVDSCERSFDTSVLKCHEKNSSDVPVPSCQHIQAALRCYAEAQPLTLRNSILSSLNVNNEMKQEIWLLATETSGPLVQRVSKNIMAVKCKASPKHPLGYLHFSLFVTKLKDRIEHRYFCSCSTFKGISKVTGEKIDVAQSSQNKRCVHFYACICAFASDAKLSEEFSYYINLDQNDLSIPKPLTTVLQNNEQDRIVGIDLDGLTTDDTNTHLLIFRDDTLTVQSLDGNRLDLDSMNLDSTILPHNIVENLEVECHRTLLEDNNIISPVHGLEVINQGDVQLSGNAIRIIDNQTSIDSKYNMLNNSQYILNDNNIKILNTGTLRILDTNTILDVNNMKLIDTNNVKMVDKSILVPFDTRNISVVESNSTQQPISTKRKRNDIPASTNIINLNNLNSIEPRKAKTKLHVVKKYQNPCEGLDEANINLPFIKWLASITERINQTMHFQFDGKPDPLVFHVPQIFFDCLRERISCGGKKKRLPNSTTAFVRKDGVPLEITRSFVQNADGTYELYKREETEMDRYKKTNNNALIKPLELKTYLKVGNTSPNQVEPTPFLIEWIPDILPISKIGELRIRFEFGHVKNETNHRWRKIALLKNY from the exons atgtcTAATGAGGAGCGTCTACGGAAACTTTTATCAGATTTAGGAAAAGCAACATTGCGTGGAGTTCGTAAATGTCCAAAATGTGGAACATATAATGGATCTAGAGGCTTatgttgtaaaaataaatattgtgaTGCAGTTTTTAAAGAAcctggtgaaaaaaaaaaactatcgaCTGAAGCCTGTAAACTTATCACAGGCACAACTGCTCAAGTCTTCTCTGTTCGGGTACGTGATAAAGGCCCAGACTATCGTGGATTTGTTCAGTTAccattaataaatacaaccatttttaatgaaatgacTACACTTATTTCACAATCCACTGCATTGTGTTTTGTTGATAGTTGTGAAAGAAGTTTTGATACTAGTGTTCTTAAATGTCAT GAAAAGAATTCATCTGACGTGCCTGTACCTTCGTGTCAACATATACAAGCAGCCTTAAGATGTTATGCAGAAGCACAGCCATTAACATTAAGGAATTCTATTTTATCAtctttaaatgtaaataatgaaatgaaacaagaaATTTGGTTATTAGCTACAGAAACTTCAGGCCCTTTAGTTCAGCGTGTGTCTAAAAATATCATGGCAGTGAAGTGCAAAGCCTCTCCAAAGCACCCATTAGGCTACCTACACTTTTCTTTGTTTGTTACTAAATTAAAAGATAGAATTGAACATCGCTACTTCTGTTCTTGTTCTACTTTTAAA GGAATATCAAAAGTAACAGGGGAAAAAATAGATGTAGCACAATCTTCCCAGAATAAACGTTGTGTACATTTTTATGCATGTATTTGTGCATTTGCTAGTGATGCAAAATTATCAGAAGAATTtagttattatattaatttagatCAAAACGATTTAAGTATACCAAAACCGTTAACAACAGTATTGCAGAATAATGAACAAGATAGAATAGTAGGCATTG ATCTCGATGGTTTAACTACAGATGATACAAATACACATCTTTTAATATTTCGTGATGATACGTTGACAGTGCAAAGTTTAGATGGAAATAGATTAGATTTGGATTCCATGAATTTGGATTCTACAATTTTACCACATAATATTGTGGAAAACCTTGAAGTAGAATGTCATCGTACATTACTagaagataataatataatatcacCG GTACATGGCTTAGAAGTAATTAATCAAGGTGATGTACAACTTAGTGGAAATGCAATTAGAATAATAGATAATCAAACTAGCATAGATTCTAAATATAATATGCTTAATAATAGTCAGtatattttaaatgataataacataaaaatattgaatactGGAACTCTAAGAATACTCGACACAAATACTATTTTAGATGTAAACaatatgaaattaattgatACCAATAATGTAAAAATGGTAGATAAAAGTATTTTAGTACCCTTCGATACTAGAAATATATCAGTTGTAGAAAGCAATAGTACACAACAGCCAATTTCAACAAAACGGAAAAGAAACGATATACCAGCAAGTACAAATATtataaacttaaataatttaaattcaatagaaCCAAGGAAAGCTAAAACAAAATTACATgttgttaaaaaatatcaaaatcctTGTGAAGGTTTAGATGAAGCTAATATAAACTTACCTTTCATTAAATGGCTTGCTTCGATAACTGAGAGAATAAATCAGACTATGCATTTTCAATTTGATGGAAAACCCGATCCGCTAGTCTTTCATGTACCGCAAATATTCTTTGATTGTTTGCGGGAAAGAATATCTTGTGGCGGTAAAAAGAAACGTCTACCAAATTCAACAACAGCATTTGTTAGAAAAGATGGTGTACCGTTAG AAATCACGAGAAGTTTCGTTCAAAATGCAGATGGCACGTATGAATTGTACAAACGAGAAGAAACAGAAATGGATCGATACAAAAAAACTAATAATAATGCATTGATTAAGCCTTTAGAATTAAAAACATACTTGAAAGTTG GAAATACTTCACCAAACCAAGTTGAACCAACACCGTTTTTAATAGAATGGATACCAGATATTTTACCAATATCAAAAATTGGTGAGCTTAGAATTAGATTTGAATTCGGTCACGTAAAAAATGAGACAAATCACAGATGGAGAAAAATAGCATtattaaagaattattaa
- the LOC117610219 gene encoding uncharacterized protein C2orf42 homolog isoform X1: MSNEERLRKLLSDLGKATLRGVRKCPKCGTYNGSRGLCCKNKYCDAVFKEPGEKKKLSTEACKLITGTTAQVFSVRVRDKGPDYRGFVQLPLINTTIFNEMTTLISQSTALCFVDSCERSFDTSVLKCHEKNSSDVPVPSCQHIQAALRCYAEAQPLTLRNSILSSLNVNNEMKQEIWLLATETSGPLVQRVSKNIMAVKCKASPKHPLGYLHFSLFVTKLKDRIEHRYFCSCSTFKGISKVTGEKIDVAQSSQNKRCVHFYACICAFASDAKLSEEFSYYINLDQNDLSIPKPLTTVLQNNEQDRIVGIDLDGLTTDDTNTHLLIFRDDTLTVQSLDGNRLDLDSMNLDSTILPHNIVENLEVECHRTLLEDNNIISPVHGLEVINQGDVQLSGNAIRIIDNQTSIDSKYNMLNNSQYILNDNNIKILNTGTLRILDTNTILDVNNMKLIDTNNVKMVDKSILVPFDTRNISVVESNSTQQPISTKRKRNDIPASTNIINLNNLNSIEPRKAKTKLHVVKKYQNPCEGLDEANINLPFIKWLASITERINQTMHFQFDGKPDPLVFHVPQIFFDCLRERISCGGKKKRLPNSTTAFVRKDGVPLGTFTKYTWQITNILHVKSIFETPLIPLEITRSFVQNADGTYELYKREETEMDRYKKTNNNALIKPLELKTYLKVGNTSPNQVEPTPFLIEWIPDILPISKIGELRIRFEFGHVKNETNHRWRKIALLKNY, from the exons atgtcTAATGAGGAGCGTCTACGGAAACTTTTATCAGATTTAGGAAAAGCAACATTGCGTGGAGTTCGTAAATGTCCAAAATGTGGAACATATAATGGATCTAGAGGCTTatgttgtaaaaataaatattgtgaTGCAGTTTTTAAAGAAcctggtgaaaaaaaaaaactatcgaCTGAAGCCTGTAAACTTATCACAGGCACAACTGCTCAAGTCTTCTCTGTTCGGGTACGTGATAAAGGCCCAGACTATCGTGGATTTGTTCAGTTAccattaataaatacaaccatttttaatgaaatgacTACACTTATTTCACAATCCACTGCATTGTGTTTTGTTGATAGTTGTGAAAGAAGTTTTGATACTAGTGTTCTTAAATGTCAT GAAAAGAATTCATCTGACGTGCCTGTACCTTCGTGTCAACATATACAAGCAGCCTTAAGATGTTATGCAGAAGCACAGCCATTAACATTAAGGAATTCTATTTTATCAtctttaaatgtaaataatgaaatgaaacaagaaATTTGGTTATTAGCTACAGAAACTTCAGGCCCTTTAGTTCAGCGTGTGTCTAAAAATATCATGGCAGTGAAGTGCAAAGCCTCTCCAAAGCACCCATTAGGCTACCTACACTTTTCTTTGTTTGTTACTAAATTAAAAGATAGAATTGAACATCGCTACTTCTGTTCTTGTTCTACTTTTAAA GGAATATCAAAAGTAACAGGGGAAAAAATAGATGTAGCACAATCTTCCCAGAATAAACGTTGTGTACATTTTTATGCATGTATTTGTGCATTTGCTAGTGATGCAAAATTATCAGAAGAATTtagttattatattaatttagatCAAAACGATTTAAGTATACCAAAACCGTTAACAACAGTATTGCAGAATAATGAACAAGATAGAATAGTAGGCATTG ATCTCGATGGTTTAACTACAGATGATACAAATACACATCTTTTAATATTTCGTGATGATACGTTGACAGTGCAAAGTTTAGATGGAAATAGATTAGATTTGGATTCCATGAATTTGGATTCTACAATTTTACCACATAATATTGTGGAAAACCTTGAAGTAGAATGTCATCGTACATTACTagaagataataatataatatcacCG GTACATGGCTTAGAAGTAATTAATCAAGGTGATGTACAACTTAGTGGAAATGCAATTAGAATAATAGATAATCAAACTAGCATAGATTCTAAATATAATATGCTTAATAATAGTCAGtatattttaaatgataataacataaaaatattgaatactGGAACTCTAAGAATACTCGACACAAATACTATTTTAGATGTAAACaatatgaaattaattgatACCAATAATGTAAAAATGGTAGATAAAAGTATTTTAGTACCCTTCGATACTAGAAATATATCAGTTGTAGAAAGCAATAGTACACAACAGCCAATTTCAACAAAACGGAAAAGAAACGATATACCAGCAAGTACAAATATtataaacttaaataatttaaattcaatagaaCCAAGGAAAGCTAAAACAAAATTACATgttgttaaaaaatatcaaaatcctTGTGAAGGTTTAGATGAAGCTAATATAAACTTACCTTTCATTAAATGGCTTGCTTCGATAACTGAGAGAATAAATCAGACTATGCATTTTCAATTTGATGGAAAACCCGATCCGCTAGTCTTTCATGTACCGCAAATATTCTTTGATTGTTTGCGGGAAAGAATATCTTGTGGCGGTAAAAAGAAACGTCTACCAAATTCAACAACAGCATTTGTTAGAAAAGATGGTGTACCGTTAGGTACATTTACTAAATATACATGGCAAATTACAAACATTCTACATGTTAAAAGTATTTTTGAAACCCCCCTTATACCTTTAGAAATCACGAGAAGTTTCGTTCAAAATGCAGATGGCACGTATGAATTGTACAAACGAGAAGAAACAGAAATGGATCGATACAAAAAAACTAATAATAATGCATTGATTAAGCCTTTAGAATTAAAAACATACTTGAAAGTTG GAAATACTTCACCAAACCAAGTTGAACCAACACCGTTTTTAATAGAATGGATACCAGATATTTTACCAATATCAAAAATTGGTGAGCTTAGAATTAGATTTGAATTCGGTCACGTAAAAAATGAGACAAATCACAGATGGAGAAAAATAGCATtattaaagaattattaa
- the LOC117610219 gene encoding uncharacterized protein C2orf42 homolog isoform X3, whose translation MSNEERLRKLLSDLGKATLRGVRKCPKCGTYNGSRGLCCKNKYCDAVFKEPGEKKKLSTEACKLITGTTAQVFSVREKNSSDVPVPSCQHIQAALRCYAEAQPLTLRNSILSSLNVNNEMKQEIWLLATETSGPLVQRVSKNIMAVKCKASPKHPLGYLHFSLFVTKLKDRIEHRYFCSCSTFKGISKVTGEKIDVAQSSQNKRCVHFYACICAFASDAKLSEEFSYYINLDQNDLSIPKPLTTVLQNNEQDRIVGIDLDGLTTDDTNTHLLIFRDDTLTVQSLDGNRLDLDSMNLDSTILPHNIVENLEVECHRTLLEDNNIISPVHGLEVINQGDVQLSGNAIRIIDNQTSIDSKYNMLNNSQYILNDNNIKILNTGTLRILDTNTILDVNNMKLIDTNNVKMVDKSILVPFDTRNISVVESNSTQQPISTKRKRNDIPASTNIINLNNLNSIEPRKAKTKLHVVKKYQNPCEGLDEANINLPFIKWLASITERINQTMHFQFDGKPDPLVFHVPQIFFDCLRERISCGGKKKRLPNSTTAFVRKDGVPLGTFTKYTWQITNILHVKSIFETPLIPLEITRSFVQNADGTYELYKREETEMDRYKKTNNNALIKPLELKTYLKVGNTSPNQVEPTPFLIEWIPDILPISKIGELRIRFEFGHVKNETNHRWRKIALLKNY comes from the exons atgtcTAATGAGGAGCGTCTACGGAAACTTTTATCAGATTTAGGAAAAGCAACATTGCGTGGAGTTCGTAAATGTCCAAAATGTGGAACATATAATGGATCTAGAGGCTTatgttgtaaaaataaatattgtgaTGCAGTTTTTAAAGAAcctggtgaaaaaaaaaaactatcgaCTGAAGCCTGTAAACTTATCACAGGCACAACTGCTCAAGTCTTCTCTGTTCGG GAAAAGAATTCATCTGACGTGCCTGTACCTTCGTGTCAACATATACAAGCAGCCTTAAGATGTTATGCAGAAGCACAGCCATTAACATTAAGGAATTCTATTTTATCAtctttaaatgtaaataatgaaatgaaacaagaaATTTGGTTATTAGCTACAGAAACTTCAGGCCCTTTAGTTCAGCGTGTGTCTAAAAATATCATGGCAGTGAAGTGCAAAGCCTCTCCAAAGCACCCATTAGGCTACCTACACTTTTCTTTGTTTGTTACTAAATTAAAAGATAGAATTGAACATCGCTACTTCTGTTCTTGTTCTACTTTTAAA GGAATATCAAAAGTAACAGGGGAAAAAATAGATGTAGCACAATCTTCCCAGAATAAACGTTGTGTACATTTTTATGCATGTATTTGTGCATTTGCTAGTGATGCAAAATTATCAGAAGAATTtagttattatattaatttagatCAAAACGATTTAAGTATACCAAAACCGTTAACAACAGTATTGCAGAATAATGAACAAGATAGAATAGTAGGCATTG ATCTCGATGGTTTAACTACAGATGATACAAATACACATCTTTTAATATTTCGTGATGATACGTTGACAGTGCAAAGTTTAGATGGAAATAGATTAGATTTGGATTCCATGAATTTGGATTCTACAATTTTACCACATAATATTGTGGAAAACCTTGAAGTAGAATGTCATCGTACATTACTagaagataataatataatatcacCG GTACATGGCTTAGAAGTAATTAATCAAGGTGATGTACAACTTAGTGGAAATGCAATTAGAATAATAGATAATCAAACTAGCATAGATTCTAAATATAATATGCTTAATAATAGTCAGtatattttaaatgataataacataaaaatattgaatactGGAACTCTAAGAATACTCGACACAAATACTATTTTAGATGTAAACaatatgaaattaattgatACCAATAATGTAAAAATGGTAGATAAAAGTATTTTAGTACCCTTCGATACTAGAAATATATCAGTTGTAGAAAGCAATAGTACACAACAGCCAATTTCAACAAAACGGAAAAGAAACGATATACCAGCAAGTACAAATATtataaacttaaataatttaaattcaatagaaCCAAGGAAAGCTAAAACAAAATTACATgttgttaaaaaatatcaaaatcctTGTGAAGGTTTAGATGAAGCTAATATAAACTTACCTTTCATTAAATGGCTTGCTTCGATAACTGAGAGAATAAATCAGACTATGCATTTTCAATTTGATGGAAAACCCGATCCGCTAGTCTTTCATGTACCGCAAATATTCTTTGATTGTTTGCGGGAAAGAATATCTTGTGGCGGTAAAAAGAAACGTCTACCAAATTCAACAACAGCATTTGTTAGAAAAGATGGTGTACCGTTAGGTACATTTACTAAATATACATGGCAAATTACAAACATTCTACATGTTAAAAGTATTTTTGAAACCCCCCTTATACCTTTAGAAATCACGAGAAGTTTCGTTCAAAATGCAGATGGCACGTATGAATTGTACAAACGAGAAGAAACAGAAATGGATCGATACAAAAAAACTAATAATAATGCATTGATTAAGCCTTTAGAATTAAAAACATACTTGAAAGTTG GAAATACTTCACCAAACCAAGTTGAACCAACACCGTTTTTAATAGAATGGATACCAGATATTTTACCAATATCAAAAATTGGTGAGCTTAGAATTAGATTTGAATTCGGTCACGTAAAAAATGAGACAAATCACAGATGGAGAAAAATAGCATtattaaagaattattaa
- the LOC117610219 gene encoding uncharacterized protein C2orf42 homolog isoform X4, with protein sequence MDLEAYVVKINIVMQFLKNLVKKKNYRLKPVNLSQAQLLKSSLFGCERSFDTSVLKCHEKNSSDVPVPSCQHIQAALRCYAEAQPLTLRNSILSSLNVNNEMKQEIWLLATETSGPLVQRVSKNIMAVKCKASPKHPLGYLHFSLFVTKLKDRIEHRYFCSCSTFKGISKVTGEKIDVAQSSQNKRCVHFYACICAFASDAKLSEEFSYYINLDQNDLSIPKPLTTVLQNNEQDRIVGIDLDGLTTDDTNTHLLIFRDDTLTVQSLDGNRLDLDSMNLDSTILPHNIVENLEVECHRTLLEDNNIISPVHGLEVINQGDVQLSGNAIRIIDNQTSIDSKYNMLNNSQYILNDNNIKILNTGTLRILDTNTILDVNNMKLIDTNNVKMVDKSILVPFDTRNISVVESNSTQQPISTKRKRNDIPASTNIINLNNLNSIEPRKAKTKLHVVKKYQNPCEGLDEANINLPFIKWLASITERINQTMHFQFDGKPDPLVFHVPQIFFDCLRERISCGGKKKRLPNSTTAFVRKDGVPLGTFTKYTWQITNILHVKSIFETPLIPLEITRSFVQNADGTYELYKREETEMDRYKKTNNNALIKPLELKTYLKVGNTSPNQVEPTPFLIEWIPDILPISKIGELRIRFEFGHVKNETNHRWRKIALLKNY encoded by the exons ATGGATCTAGAGGCTTatgttgtaaaaataaatattgtgaTGCAGTTTTTAAAGAAcctggtgaaaaaaaaaaactatcgaCTGAAGCCTGTAAACTTATCACAGGCACAACTGCTCAAGTCTTCTCTGTTCGG TTGTGAAAGAAGTTTTGATACTAGTGTTCTTAAATGTCAT GAAAAGAATTCATCTGACGTGCCTGTACCTTCGTGTCAACATATACAAGCAGCCTTAAGATGTTATGCAGAAGCACAGCCATTAACATTAAGGAATTCTATTTTATCAtctttaaatgtaaataatgaaatgaaacaagaaATTTGGTTATTAGCTACAGAAACTTCAGGCCCTTTAGTTCAGCGTGTGTCTAAAAATATCATGGCAGTGAAGTGCAAAGCCTCTCCAAAGCACCCATTAGGCTACCTACACTTTTCTTTGTTTGTTACTAAATTAAAAGATAGAATTGAACATCGCTACTTCTGTTCTTGTTCTACTTTTAAA GGAATATCAAAAGTAACAGGGGAAAAAATAGATGTAGCACAATCTTCCCAGAATAAACGTTGTGTACATTTTTATGCATGTATTTGTGCATTTGCTAGTGATGCAAAATTATCAGAAGAATTtagttattatattaatttagatCAAAACGATTTAAGTATACCAAAACCGTTAACAACAGTATTGCAGAATAATGAACAAGATAGAATAGTAGGCATTG ATCTCGATGGTTTAACTACAGATGATACAAATACACATCTTTTAATATTTCGTGATGATACGTTGACAGTGCAAAGTTTAGATGGAAATAGATTAGATTTGGATTCCATGAATTTGGATTCTACAATTTTACCACATAATATTGTGGAAAACCTTGAAGTAGAATGTCATCGTACATTACTagaagataataatataatatcacCG GTACATGGCTTAGAAGTAATTAATCAAGGTGATGTACAACTTAGTGGAAATGCAATTAGAATAATAGATAATCAAACTAGCATAGATTCTAAATATAATATGCTTAATAATAGTCAGtatattttaaatgataataacataaaaatattgaatactGGAACTCTAAGAATACTCGACACAAATACTATTTTAGATGTAAACaatatgaaattaattgatACCAATAATGTAAAAATGGTAGATAAAAGTATTTTAGTACCCTTCGATACTAGAAATATATCAGTTGTAGAAAGCAATAGTACACAACAGCCAATTTCAACAAAACGGAAAAGAAACGATATACCAGCAAGTACAAATATtataaacttaaataatttaaattcaatagaaCCAAGGAAAGCTAAAACAAAATTACATgttgttaaaaaatatcaaaatcctTGTGAAGGTTTAGATGAAGCTAATATAAACTTACCTTTCATTAAATGGCTTGCTTCGATAACTGAGAGAATAAATCAGACTATGCATTTTCAATTTGATGGAAAACCCGATCCGCTAGTCTTTCATGTACCGCAAATATTCTTTGATTGTTTGCGGGAAAGAATATCTTGTGGCGGTAAAAAGAAACGTCTACCAAATTCAACAACAGCATTTGTTAGAAAAGATGGTGTACCGTTAGGTACATTTACTAAATATACATGGCAAATTACAAACATTCTACATGTTAAAAGTATTTTTGAAACCCCCCTTATACCTTTAGAAATCACGAGAAGTTTCGTTCAAAATGCAGATGGCACGTATGAATTGTACAAACGAGAAGAAACAGAAATGGATCGATACAAAAAAACTAATAATAATGCATTGATTAAGCCTTTAGAATTAAAAACATACTTGAAAGTTG GAAATACTTCACCAAACCAAGTTGAACCAACACCGTTTTTAATAGAATGGATACCAGATATTTTACCAATATCAAAAATTGGTGAGCTTAGAATTAGATTTGAATTCGGTCACGTAAAAAATGAGACAAATCACAGATGGAGAAAAATAGCATtattaaagaattattaa
- the bic gene encoding bicaudal encodes MNPEKLKKLQAQVRIGGKGTPRRKKKVVHATAATDDKKLQSCLKKLSVNTIPGIEEVNMIKDDGTVIHFNNPKAQASLSANTFAITGHGENKQITDMLPGIISQLGPEGVTQLKRLASTVSGSTVGKATLEEDDEVPDLVENFDEASKEEVASKKEVDENDKAAADKKEAVVLDEKKEAPLATPEA; translated from the exons ATGAATCCTGAAAAGTTGAAGAAGCTTCAAGCCCAAGTACGAATCGGTGGTAAGGGAACACCCCGACGCAAGAAGAAG GTTGTACATGCAACTGCTGCTACAGATGacaaaaaattacaaagttGTTTAAAGAAGTTGTCTGTGAATACAATTCCTGGCATAGAGGAGGTTAATATGATTAAGGATGATGGTACTGTTATACATTTCAATAATCCTAAAGCTCAGGCTAGTTTGTCTGCAAATACATTCGCCATTACTGGTCATGGCGAGAACAAACAAATAACGGACATGTTACCAGGAATAATAAGTCAGTTAGGTCCTGAGGGTGTTACACAATTAAAACGACTAGCAAGTACAGTTTCTGGTAGTACCGTTGGTAAAGCAACATTGGAAGAGGATGATGAGGTTCCTGATTTAGTGGAAAACTTTGATGAAGCTAGTAAAGAGGAG GTTGCTTCAAAAAAGGAAGTGGATGAAAATGATAAAGCAGCTGCTGATAAAAAAGAAGCTGTTGTACttgatgaaaagaaagaagctCCCTTAGCTACACCTGAGGCTTAA